The Dioscorea cayenensis subsp. rotundata cultivar TDr96_F1 chromosome 7, TDr96_F1_v2_PseudoChromosome.rev07_lg8_w22 25.fasta, whole genome shotgun sequence genome includes a region encoding these proteins:
- the LOC120265663 gene encoding transcription factor MYBC1-like has translation MREEEEPSWFARWEEQLPSPDELMPLSQTLITPDLALAFDIPTTHQHPNPSPNPLPPVPHQSDFESPDLTGGGGGATANGGDEPARTLKRPRLVWTPQLHKRFVDAVAHLGIKNAVPKTIMQLMSVDGLTRENVASHLQKYRLYLKRMQGLSSSGGGPASGVSHSAEDQLFASAPVPHHFLTRGPATAADPFMSYAPAVAALQHHQMAAAAVAAHQHQYYHQQQQQQQQQRHLGHFGSPPANGFADHGFLTRAVGQPGLHRMVGPGGVGIVQPPAPAPAPPSTAGSYVEDLESGTGGGNRRVLTLFPTNED, from the coding sequence ATGAGGGAGGAGGAGGAACCCAGCTGGTTTGCTCGATGGGAGGAGCAACTACCATCGCCGGACGAGCTCATGCCACTATCCCAAACCCTCATCACTCCTGACCTCGCCCTCGCCTTCGACATCCCAACCACTCATCAACACCCAAACCCTTCTCCCAACCCCCTTCCCCCTGTTCCTCACCAATCCGACTTCGAATCCCCTGATCTCACCGGCGGTGGTGGTGGCGCCACTGCTAATGGCGGCGATGAGCCTGCGCGCACCTTGAAGCGACCTCGCCTTGTGTGGACTCCTCAACTGCACAAACGATTCGTCGACGCTGTTGCTCATTTGGGGATCAAGAACGCTGTCCCGAAGACTATAATGCAGCTGATGAGCGTCGATGGGTTGACGCGCGAGAACGTCGCTAGTCATCTCCAGAAGTATCGTCTTTACCTCAAGCGCATGCAGGGTCTCAGTTCGTCCGGTGGTGGGCCGGCTTCTGGCGTTTCTCACTCCGCTGAAGATCAGCTCTTCGCTAGTGCTCCTGTTCCTCACCACTTCCTCACCCGTGGCCCTGCCACGGCTGCTGATCCTTTCATGTCTTATGCTCCCGCGGTTGCCGCGCTGCAGCACCACCAGATGGCCGCCGCGGCCGTTGCGGCCCATCAGCATCAGTACTACCatcagcagcaacagcagcagcagcagcagaggcaTTTGGGGCACTTCGGATCGCCGCCGGCGAATGGATTCGCCGATCATGGGTTCCTCACAAGGGCCGTGGGGCAGCCCGGATTGCATCGGATGGTGGGGCCCGGTGGGGTTGGCATAGTGCAGccgccggcgccggcgccggcgccgccATCTACAGCTGGTTCCTATGTGGAAGATCTTGAATCGGGGACGGGGGGTGGAAATCGGAGAGTGTTGACTCTTTTCCCGACCAATGAGGATTGA
- the LOC120265161 gene encoding uncharacterized protein LOC120265161, giving the protein MIDAIACIGLGYKGPTFHALRTNLLEESKKELQLLVDTYQSSWEDYGCTIMGDGWKYIRQRSLINFLVYTPKGISFIKSVDASDLIFYAQTLCNLFAEIVEIVGCQYVVHMITDNAANYKAAGRLLNEKYPNIMWTPCATHCLNLMLKDIAKMPHIENLAQRASSNTVFVYNHKWTLGWLRNIKGWIEILRLGDTRFATTFIDLKSLHDHKCDLQAMITSRYFLVVKIVSPLVRLLRIVDSDERPSLGYVYKGMIRANKAIKETFKYVRRLYQPYISILEKIWERQLWQDIHAAAFWNFNKSNSLDPIDYECIDKIDSWAVENEPSREPELNLDEFENMVAQQEEGQEQRGGQNEDTPNCDDEDVLVVQDGINFSSFDINQGNEGDEIHGNDDNE; this is encoded by the exons ATGATAGATGCTATAGCATGTATTGGTTTGGGATACAAAGGTCCTACGTTTCATGCTTTGCGAACCAACTTATTGGAGGAGTCAAAGAAAGAATTGCAATTACTTGTTGACACTTATCAAAGTAGTTGGGAAGATTATGGATGCACAATAATGGGAGATGGTTGGAAATATATTCGACAAAGatctttgattaattttcttgTGTATACTCCGAAAGGGATATCTTTCATCAAATCTGTTGATGCATCGGACCTAATTTTTTATGCTCAAACTCTTTGCAATTTGTTTGCTGAGATTGTGGAGATTGTTGGTTGCCAATATGTTGTTCATATGATCACAGATAATGCAGCTAATTATAAAGCTGCAGGAAGATTGCTTAATGAGAAGTATCCCAATATCATGTGGACACCTTGTGCAACTCATTGTTTGAATTTGATGTTGAAGGATATTGCCAAAATGCCACACATAGAGAATTTAGCACAGCGTGCCTCTTCTAATACTGTTTTTGTGTATAATCACAAATGGACTTTGGGTTGGTTAAGAAATATAAAAGGCTGGATAGAGATTCTTCGACTTGGTGATACTCGTTTTGCCACAACTTTTATTGATTTGAAGAGTCTTCATGATCATAAATGTGATTTGCAAGCTATGATTACTTCTAGATACTTTCTTG TTGTCAAAATTGTGTCTCCACTTGTACGATTGCTACGCATTGTGGATTCTGATGAAAGACCTTCTTTGGGTTATGTTTATAAAGGGATGATCAGAGCAAATAAAGCTATAAAGGAGACTTTTAAATATGTAAGAAGATTGTATCAACCTTATATctcaattttggaaaaaatatgGGAGCGTCAATTGTGGCAAGATATTCATGCTGCTGCATTTTG GAACTTCAACAAGAGCAACTCTCTAGATCCTATTGATTATGAGTGTATTGACAAGATTGATTCTTGGGCTGTGGAGAATGAGCCTTCAAGGGAACCCGAACTTAATCTTGATGAGTTTGAAAATATGGTTGCTCAacaagaagaagggcaagaacaAAGAGGAGGACAAAATGAAG aTACACCAAATTGTGATGATGAGGATGTGTTGGTGGTTCAAGATGGAATTAATTTTTCATCCTTTGATATCAACCAAGGGAATGAGGGAGATGAAATTCATGGAAATGATGATAATGAATGA